CTTTCTCCATTCTCTCAATCTAACTCGAAATTTTTCTCCTCTCCAAACCAGTCCTTACTAATACCATATTTCTCATTCAGCAAAGTTAGGGATAAAAGGAAACCGCAGAGCAAAGACCAAAAAAGAAAGGCAAATTATGGCTTCTTCTTCTGCAGTTTCCATGGCCATGCCGCTGACTTACACAAGTCAGAAGAGGCAATCAAGTGCTGTGGCTTTCTTGAAGCCATTGCCAGTAAAGCCCTCAAAGAGTAGTGCAGCATCAAAACCAGTTGCAAGGTTTGAAGTCAAGGCTTCACTTAAGGAGAAGGTTGTGACAGGATTGACAGCAGCTGCACTGACTGCTTCCATGGTGATTCCCGACATAGCCGAAGCAGCTGACGGTGTTTCGCCATCCCTCAAGAACTTCTTGCTCAGCATTGTTTCAGGAGGAGTTGTGCTTACTGCAATTGTTAGCGCTGTAATTGGTGTTTCCAACTTTGATCCTGTCAAGCGGACTTAAGAAACAAAATTCTGATATATCTCCACTCTCTTCTTGTATCTATCTAATGTTTCCCCTGATGATTTATGGAGTATAATGTTTACATAACCAATCAATGTGTTATCATAACCAATCAATGTGTTATCTCTACTTTAGCTTATTTCTTCGCATGAAGAAATTCACCTTATCAAAGGAAACATAGAACTGCAGTTTGCTGCTCTCGCACGACTGGGGAGAGCAATACAATTAATTCCGGTTAAAACGCTAGCTAATATCCCTGCCTTTTCACCAACCAAATGATTTTCAGAGAGCTGAGCATAGCAATAGCTAAGACTCAGTAAACCTGTGGATGACTCGTTTatttactaaaaactgaagaaATCCACCAATGCAAATGATAACATGCCTTATGAGCTTCTCCCGACTCAACATCCAATATTTACATATAAAATAAGAACAGCTGAAAGATTATTCCATTTTATACATCTAGAAATACGAACAACTGAAAGATTATTCCATCCAAGTTGAGTGCTCACTTACAAGAAGGGCAAAAGTGAGAAACACCACTGGCTGGACCGTGGAGAGAACGGATTAAAGGGAGGGGGGGATTACcaaatcaaaaaaaataaaaaatgttcTTGTGATGAAGACAAATGAGAATAATATTGTAAATTCAACTATTCAACTCATGGGACAAGAAAAATGAAAATATGCTCCTTCCAAATCAATTGGATACTAAAACTACATTAGACCATTAAGTGGGATTTCAAAGCAAGAATGCAAATAATGCACCTTCCTATGGCGAAGAGAAAAATAATCACCTGACTACAACAATGACTTTTTGCCTATATCTCTCTGAGAAAGAGAGCCAATGGGTTTCCTAAAAATGGATGCAATAAGACTCTCATCTGGCTTCCTTTGTTCAAGAAGGGCAGAATTTTGAAATTAAATCAAGGAGATATCTGCTTTCTGCAGAATGTTTCACTTTCTCTGCCTTGATAACTGTAATCTTCACCTTCTGCTCATCACCATAAAGTTCCTCTTTGATTTTAAGCCTGAATAGAAATTGTGTAAAGAGACATTTTCTAATAATTTCAGAAAATCTGTTACCATCCGCCTCTTCATTCATCATGTGTAGCTCCTTTGCGGGACAACCCAAAATCTCTTCCCCAGATTCCTGGAAAGCTGTCACCCATGTCAACCCAGTATGATCTTGAATTTGAGCTTGAAGAAGGTATCTGTAATCACATTCCTCAAACTCTTGATTGCACCTATCACATTGCCATCTCGAGTTTCCTGACCTGGTAACTTTCTTATTACATTGTCTATCTCCAATCATCAGAGGGCAAGCAGTGTAACAGAAGCTTTCGGTTTTGATGAATGTTATAGTTGCCTTAACTGTAATCCAGTCTGGTTTATCTGACCTACCAAGCCCTTCATCCTTGATCTGAGACACGGTCTTACGTATCTCACTTTTTGATCCTACAGGCATGTTTTCCCTAGATATAGATTGAGAAGCAACATCTTTTCCTCCCTGATCAAACCATTCTCTTAGAGTTTGAGCCTCTGCAAAATCTGGATCTATGAACAGTTGAGTGGAAGAAATGGTTCCAATGGATTTCCCAGTGAAGTCACTAACTTTTGCAGCTTTGACAGCTAAAACAGGGGAAAACCCAGCTTCTGCCATTTCTTGCAGCTTTTGACCTTCCCTGTTACAGAAGTCTCCCCATAGTGTCAGCTCAACACTTCGCCTAGACTGATCCTTTAGATTCAAGATTCTTCTTTGAGTTTCCATTCCATTCTTTCTCAGGATCGGAACAGAAGGATTGACAGCTATTACAATTCCAATCACATCTATGATTGAATTGCTTTCTGCACTTTCAATGTCACTAATAGGTCTAAATGAGAACTGCTGTCTTGGTATAGTGGCATCTTCATCTGGACAGACATCTACGGTTGAAGTTATCTCCAAGAATATTTCCCATTCATTCTTCAGATGGTTGAAGTTCTTCTGAGCAGGTTTCAAGCTGCCTTTTGATATCATGTACACTTTTCCAGCTTCAATTTTGTCATAAAAGCGATCAACAACCGCATTAAAGCAAGTGACACGTATTTCACCCCCATCTGAGTCAAGGAGATCAAATGAGAAGACCTTTCCATCTCCTCTGGAATTATTATAGCGACGTAGATCCCCCTTTGCAGTCACTCTAGCCTTAATAGCCCACCGACCCTGATAGGGGTTCAAAGCAGCAATTGGAATAATGCGGGCAGGTGCTTCATTCTTCATTATTGTCCCATGGCTTTTGTAATTTGGAGGAGGCTGATATGCAGGTTGAATTGCAGGTGGGTAGTTCTGCATGCTATTACCTGAATGTAGGGAGCTCA
This sequence is a window from Nicotiana tomentosiformis chromosome 5, ASM39032v3, whole genome shotgun sequence. Protein-coding genes within it:
- the LOC104108817 gene encoding replication protein A 70 kDa DNA-binding subunit A isoform X1 produces the protein MPVNLTANAIPAIIAGDVNSKPVVQVLDIKLIGAAADRYGLLISDSESSQQAMLAAQLNDRVKTGRVRKTSVIQLIEYICTTVKNRKIIVVINMETIIPECEIIGNPKALVESNFGAQKAISNGVSGSAIFNNGNLSAQRSGQTSFANSNNLSSLHSGNSMQNYPPAIQPAYQPPPNYKSHGTIMKNEAPARIIPIAALNPYQGRWAIKARVTAKGDLRRYNNSRGDGKVFSFDLLDSDGGEIRVTCFNAVVDRFYDKIEAGKVYMISKGSLKPAQKNFNHLKNEWEIFLEITSTVDVCPDEDATIPRQQFSFRPISDIESAESNSIIDVIGIVIAVNPSVPILRKNGMETQRRILNLKDQSRRSVELTLWGDFCNREGQKLQEMAEAGFSPVLAVKAAKVSDFTGKSIGTISSTQLFIDPDFAEAQTLREWFDQGGKDVASQSISRENMPVGSKSEIRKTVSQIKDEGLGRSDKPDWITVKATITFIKTESFCYTACPLMIGDRQCNKKVTRSGNSRWQCDRCNQEFEECDYRYLLQAQIQDHTGLTWVTAFQESGEEILGCPAKELHMMNEEADGNRFSEIIRKCLFTQFLFRLKIKEELYGDEQKVKITVIKAEKVKHSAESRYLLDLISKFCPS
- the LOC104108818 gene encoding uncharacterized protein — its product is MASSSAVSMAMPLTYTSQKRQSSAVAFLKPLPVKPSKSSAASKPVARFEVKASLKEKVVTGLTAAALTASMVIPDIAEAADGVSPSLKNFLLSIVSGGVVLTAIVSAVIGVSNFDPVKRT
- the LOC104108817 gene encoding replication protein A 70 kDa DNA-binding subunit A isoform X2, with the translated sequence METIIPECEIIGNPKALVESNFGAQKAISNGVSGSAIFNNGNLSAQRSGQTSFANSNNLSSLHSGNSMQNYPPAIQPAYQPPPNYKSHGTIMKNEAPARIIPIAALNPYQGRWAIKARVTAKGDLRRYNNSRGDGKVFSFDLLDSDGGEIRVTCFNAVVDRFYDKIEAGKVYMISKGSLKPAQKNFNHLKNEWEIFLEITSTVDVCPDEDATIPRQQFSFRPISDIESAESNSIIDVIGIVIAVNPSVPILRKNGMETQRRILNLKDQSRRSVELTLWGDFCNREGQKLQEMAEAGFSPVLAVKAAKVSDFTGKSIGTISSTQLFIDPDFAEAQTLREWFDQGGKDVASQSISRENMPVGSKSEIRKTVSQIKDEGLGRSDKPDWITVKATITFIKTESFCYTACPLMIGDRQCNKKVTRSGNSRWQCDRCNQEFEECDYRYLLQAQIQDHTGLTWVTAFQESGEEILGCPAKELHMMNEEADGNRFSEIIRKCLFTQFLFRLKIKEELYGDEQKVKITVIKAEKVKHSAESRYLLDLISKFCPS